One candidate division Zixibacteria bacterium HGW-Zixibacteria-1 DNA segment encodes these proteins:
- the menA gene encoding 1,4-dihydroxy-2-naphthoate octaprenyltransferase: protein MNSFILWIKAARAPFFTGTIIPVLFGSTLAYYETGRFHWLLFFVTLIGVVAAHAAANMANDYYDHKTTDDDVNPHFTPFSGGSRMIQDHILTPGAVLTAAFICWGIALAAGIYLFFHTPGYWVLILAALGFIGGFFYTATRFAFSYNRVGELSILACFGILPIMGSYFVQTGSFSWLSFWASFPIGFLITAILYVNEFPDYEADKSVGKNHLVVTFGKSRARAGYYFLIFGNYAGVVLLVIFAGLTPYALAALLSLPIALKTVRIFAREYQNLKEFIPAQAGTIQIHFLVGLLMSVGCIIGAVV from the coding sequence ATGAATTCTTTTATACTTTGGATAAAGGCCGCCCGGGCGCCGTTTTTTACCGGAACCATCATCCCGGTGCTGTTCGGCTCGACTTTGGCCTATTATGAAACCGGCCGCTTTCACTGGCTTCTGTTCTTCGTTACGCTGATCGGCGTTGTGGCGGCTCATGCCGCCGCCAACATGGCCAACGACTACTATGACCACAAAACCACCGATGATGACGTCAACCCGCATTTCACGCCGTTTTCGGGCGGGTCAAGGATGATTCAGGATCATATCCTGACACCGGGCGCCGTCCTGACCGCCGCCTTTATCTGCTGGGGCATAGCCCTTGCCGCCGGGATCTATCTCTTTTTCCATACGCCCGGCTACTGGGTGCTGATTCTGGCCGCGCTCGGCTTTATCGGAGGGTTTTTCTACACCGCCACCCGATTTGCCTTTTCATATAACCGGGTCGGGGAATTGTCCATTCTGGCCTGTTTTGGCATCCTGCCCATCATGGGCTCATATTTTGTCCAAACCGGCTCTTTCAGCTGGCTCTCTTTCTGGGCCTCGTTCCCGATCGGGTTCTTGATTACCGCCATTCTTTATGTTAACGAGTTTCCCGATTATGAGGCCGACAAATCGGTCGGCAAAAATCATCTGGTCGTTACGTTCGGTAAAAGCCGCGCACGCGCCGGGTATTATTTTCTCATTTTCGGCAACTATGCCGGGGTCGTGTTGCTGGTTATCTTTGCCGGATTGACCCCTTATGCGCTGGCAGCTTTGTTGTCATTGCCGATTGCCCTTAAAACCGTGCGCATTTTTGCCCGGGAATATCAAAATCTCAAAGAATTCATTCCGGCCCAGGCCGGAACCATTCAGATTCATTTTCTGGTCGGCCTGCTGATGTCGGTCGGCTGTATTATCGGGGCCGTGGTTTGA
- the tatC gene encoding twin-arginine translocase subunit TatC produces the protein MTETTDPETKKRFGRSDMPFLDHVEELRWRIIKSILAVAVVAGVSFVFAEHIFKFIVFPLGDIKLHFTEITGSFYAYLKISFYTGIIGAAPVILYQIWRFVAPGLYSKEKSAVIPFVFFASILFLGGAAFCFYVVLPYAIKFLVGYGQDVMTPIITVNSYVSFAGMMLLAFGLTFELPVIGYFLGKIGIISARTLRKGRPYALVLILVAAAILTPTPDVFSQLLLAGPMYFLYEITIILVRYTGLRKDEK, from the coding sequence ATGACTGAAACCACGGACCCTGAAACCAAAAAGAGATTCGGCCGAAGCGACATGCCGTTTCTGGATCATGTCGAAGAGCTTCGCTGGCGCATAATCAAATCAATTCTGGCCGTCGCCGTCGTCGCCGGCGTCTCTTTCGTTTTTGCCGAGCATATTTTTAAGTTTATTGTTTTCCCACTGGGTGATATCAAACTCCATTTTACCGAAATCACCGGCTCTTTTTATGCCTATTTGAAAATATCGTTCTATACCGGCATCATCGGGGCCGCCCCGGTCATTCTATATCAAATCTGGCGTTTCGTGGCGCCGGGCCTTTATAGCAAAGAAAAATCAGCCGTCATTCCCTTTGTCTTTTTCGCTTCTATTTTGTTTCTCGGCGGCGCGGCCTTTTGTTTTTATGTTGTCCTGCCCTATGCCATCAAGTTTTTGGTCGGCTATGGCCAGGATGTCATGACGCCTATTATCACTGTCAACAGCTATGTTTCTTTCGCCGGGATGATGCTTCTGGCCTTCGGCCTGACCTTCGAACTTCCCGTCATCGGCTATTTCCTCGGCAAAATCGGCATTATCTCGGCGCGCACTCTCCGCAAGGGCCGCCCGTATGCGCTGGTCCTGATCCTGGTAGCGGCCGCTATTCTGACACCGACCCCCGATGTTTTCTCGCAATTATTATTGGCCGGCCCGATGTATTTTCTATATGAAATCACTATTATCCTGGTGCGCTACACCGGCCTTAGAAAAGATGAAAAATAG
- a CDS encoding transcriptional regulator NrdR, giving the protein MKCPFCGHEEDKVVDSRSAQDGRAVRRRRECLKCKERFTTYEYIENVTLTVLKSDGRREPFDHEKLHRGIKLACNKRPVSVKKIEAIVDEIEARLQERSKSEVTSKYIGELVMEKLREIDDIAYVRFASVYRKFQDKTEFFEELKKLLG; this is encoded by the coding sequence GTGAAATGCCCCTTCTGCGGACATGAGGAGGACAAAGTCGTCGACTCCCGCTCGGCCCAGGACGGTCGTGCCGTGCGGCGACGCCGCGAATGTCTCAAATGCAAGGAGCGTTTTACTACCTACGAATATATCGAAAATGTCACCCTGACCGTCCTGAAATCCGACGGCCGACGAGAGCCTTTTGACCATGAAAAACTTCACCGCGGCATTAAGCTGGCCTGCAACAAGCGGCCGGTCTCGGTCAAGAAGATTGAAGCTATCGTCGATGAAATCGAGGCCCGTCTGCAGGAGCGCTCCAAGAGCGAAGTCACCAGCAAATATATCGGCGAACTGGTCATGGAGAAACTCCGCGAGATCGATGATATCGCCTATGTCCGTTTCGCCTCTGTCTATCGCAAATTCCAGGACAAAACCGAGTTTTTCGAAGAACTAAAAAAACTCCTCGGCTGA